One genomic segment of Candidatus Bathyarchaeota archaeon includes these proteins:
- the acs gene encoding acetate--CoA ligase encodes MSEASLPFDEKYSPGSVQVSSGDKRKAEWENAIKNPQEYWSEKAKAIDWFKPFSKVLDDSNPPFYKWFPDGELNICYNALDRHVKGARKNKLAYIWEGEMGEVKTYTYYQLYREVNKLAKAFKDLGVQKGDRVAVFLPVIPELPITLLACARIGAVHAVVFSGFSAEALADRVNDCGAKILVTADGSFRRGKPVAIKNNADRALPNMPNVEKVIVVKRTGQEIQMGEKDVWYSDALAQAGANAYVEPESMKSTDPLFILYTSGTTGKPKGVQHGTGGYLLWAHWTLKWAFNPTDEDIYWCVADIGWITGHTYNVYSPLSNGLTAFLFEGTPDFPAQDRWWDMIERHGINILYGTPTAVRMFMKFGEEWVNKHDLSSLRELGSVGEPINPEAWKWYYRVIGKEKLPIIDTWWQTETGGFMISPASGIELTPLKPGSATLPLPAVNVDIFDDKGQSVPQGTKGYLVIKSPWPGMLQTIWKDPDRFKQTYFGRWPGIYYVGDYAIRDPDGYFWLLGRADEVLKVAGHRIGTVELESALVAHESVSEAAVMGKEDAVKGEVPVAFVVLRGGFSPSDELRTTLIKHVRATIGPIATPEAVVFVNKLPKTRSGKIMRRLLKAVLTGAPLGDTSTIEDEGSIEDIKATYADLRKQLEK; translated from the coding sequence ATGTCAGAAGCTAGTTTACCTTTCGACGAAAAATACAGCCCAGGCAGCGTTCAAGTTTCTTCTGGAGATAAACGCAAAGCTGAATGGGAAAATGCCATTAAAAACCCTCAAGAGTATTGGTCCGAAAAAGCAAAAGCAATTGACTGGTTTAAGCCATTTAGTAAAGTGCTCGATGACTCAAACCCGCCATTCTACAAGTGGTTCCCAGATGGTGAACTAAACATATGTTATAACGCGCTGGACAGGCACGTTAAAGGCGCACGCAAAAACAAGCTCGCCTACATATGGGAAGGCGAAATGGGCGAAGTAAAAACCTACACTTATTATCAACTCTACCGTGAAGTAAACAAACTTGCAAAAGCATTCAAAGACCTCGGCGTCCAAAAAGGCGACCGTGTCGCAGTGTTTCTGCCAGTAATTCCCGAGCTCCCAATTACACTGCTTGCCTGTGCAAGAATTGGTGCAGTACATGCAGTTGTGTTCTCTGGTTTTAGTGCTGAAGCATTGGCAGACCGTGTTAATGACTGCGGCGCAAAAATCCTTGTAACTGCTGATGGCTCATTCCGCAGAGGCAAACCAGTTGCAATCAAAAACAACGCTGACCGTGCACTGCCAAACATGCCAAACGTTGAAAAAGTTATCGTTGTCAAACGTACAGGTCAAGAAATCCAAATGGGCGAAAAAGACGTCTGGTACAGCGATGCCCTAGCACAAGCAGGCGCTAATGCATATGTTGAACCAGAAAGCATGAAATCAACCGACCCACTGTTCATCCTCTACACTTCAGGAACCACAGGCAAACCAAAAGGCGTCCAGCACGGAACAGGCGGCTACCTCCTTTGGGCACACTGGACTCTCAAATGGGCATTTAACCCAACTGATGAGGACATTTACTGGTGTGTTGCAGACATCGGATGGATCACTGGACACACATACAACGTTTACTCTCCACTCAGCAATGGTCTCACTGCCTTCCTATTCGAAGGAACTCCCGACTTCCCTGCACAAGACCGCTGGTGGGACATGATCGAACGCCACGGCATAAACATCCTCTACGGTACACCAACCGCAGTACGTATGTTCATGAAATTCGGCGAAGAATGGGTCAACAAGCACGACCTCAGCAGCCTACGCGAACTCGGCTCAGTCGGCGAACCAATCAACCCAGAAGCATGGAAATGGTACTACCGCGTAATCGGCAAAGAAAAATTACCAATCATCGACACTTGGTGGCAAACTGAAACAGGCGGATTTATGATTTCTCCTGCATCAGGCATAGAATTAACACCGCTAAAACCAGGTTCAGCAACACTACCCTTGCCAGCAGTTAACGTTGACATCTTCGATGATAAAGGACAATCAGTCCCACAAGGAACCAAAGGCTACCTAGTAATCAAGTCACCTTGGCCAGGAATGCTACAAACAATCTGGAAAGACCCCGACCGCTTCAAACAAACATACTTCGGCAGATGGCCAGGCATATACTATGTCGGCGACTATGCAATCCGAGACCCTGACGGGTACTTCTGGCTACTTGGAAGAGCAGATGAAGTCCTCAAAGTTGCAGGTCACAGAATCGGCACTGTCGAACTCGAATCTGCACTTGTTGCACACGAATCAGTCTCTGAAGCAGCAGTCATGGGCAAAGAAGACGCAGTTAAAGGCGAAGTTCCAGTTGCATTTGTTGTTTTGCGAGGCGGATTTAGTCCATCAGATGAACTACGCACCACACTCATAAAGCACGTTCGCGCTACCATTGGTCCAATCGCTACTCCTGAAGCAGTTGTGTTTGTTAACAAGCTACCAAAGACAAGAAGCGGTAAAATCATGCGTAGACTGCTAAAGGCAGTGTTGACTGGTGCTCCATTGGGTGACACTTCAACTATTGAAGATGAAGGCTCAATCGAGGACATCAAAGCAACATACGCAGATTTGCGAAAGCAACTAGAAAAATAA
- a CDS encoding metal-dependent transcriptional regulator, which yields MEQSTQNYLKAIYSLSKNGDLVSTTQISQKLNVAPASVTEMLKKLAQENYINYSPYHGSTLTDKGTREAKKITRKHRLLETFLSDVLHIGKDKVHSQACELEHALSDEAEESLCRLLKHPDTCPDDGKPIPACNLPFTSCEECIELHKKGLEEVGKRKENLVALTELKTGQSGKIAFIRGGHHVLQRLLDMGLTPNTKITLIKIAPFDGPIEVSVRGSKLAIGRGIASKVFVDPHSEKQ from the coding sequence ATGGAACAATCAACCCAAAACTACCTAAAAGCCATATACAGCCTATCCAAAAACGGCGATTTAGTCAGCACCACCCAAATCAGCCAAAAACTAAACGTTGCCCCAGCCAGCGTAACAGAAATGCTCAAAAAACTAGCCCAAGAAAACTACATAAACTACTCACCCTACCACGGTAGCACCCTAACAGACAAAGGCACCCGTGAAGCAAAAAAAATCACCCGAAAACACCGCTTACTCGAAACATTTCTCTCCGACGTTTTGCACATCGGAAAAGACAAAGTACACAGTCAAGCATGCGAGCTTGAACATGCACTTTCTGATGAAGCAGAAGAATCCCTGTGCAGATTACTAAAACACCCCGATACTTGCCCAGACGATGGCAAACCCATCCCTGCTTGCAACTTGCCTTTCACCAGTTGTGAAGAATGCATTGAACTGCACAAAAAAGGCTTAGAAGAGGTAGGAAAACGTAAAGAAAACTTGGTTGCTTTAACAGAACTCAAGACTGGACAGTCAGGAAAAATCGCATTCATCCGAGGCGGTCACCATGTTCTTCAGCGCCTTTTAGACATGGGTTTAACCCCCAACACAAAAATCACACTCATAAAAATTGCCCCGTTTGATGGCCCCATCGAAGTTTCTGTTCGAGGCTCAAAACTTGCAATAGGCAGAGGCATAGCGTCAAAAGTTTTCGTAGACCCCCACAGCGAAAAACAGTAA